TCCGCAAAGATGGCTGCATGCATTGTGCCGAGCCGGGCTGCCTGAAGGCGTGTCCGTCTGCGGGCGCGATCATTCAGTACGCCAACGGTATTGTCGATTTTCAGCAGGATAACTGTATCGGCTGCGGCTACTGTATCGCCGGGTGTCCGTTCAACGTCCCGCGCCTCAATAAAGAGGATAACCGGGTCTATAAATGTACGCTCTGTGTCGATCGGGTCAGCGTCGGACAGGAGCCTGCCTGCGTGAAAACCTGCCCGACCGGCGCTATCCATTTTGGTACTAAAGCGGAAATGCTGACGCTGGGCGAACAGCGGGTAGAGAAGCTGAAAGCGCGCGGTTACGCCAGCGCGGGGATCTATAACCCGCAGGGCGTCGGCGGAACGCACGTGATGTATGTGCTGCACCACGCTGACCAGCCGCAGCTTTACCACAATTTGCCGGAAAATCCGCGTATCGATACCTCGGTCAATCTGTGGAAAGGGGTGCTGAAACCGCTATCGGCGGCGGGATTCCTCGCCACGTTCGCCGGTTTGATTTACCACTACATCGGCATTGGACCGAACAAAGAAGTGGATGACGACGAAGAGGATCATCATGAGTAAGTCAAAAATGATTGTGCGCACCCAATTTATCGATCGCGCCTGTCACTGGACAGTGGTGATCTGCTTTTTTCTGGTTGCGCTCTCCGGCATCTCGTTTTTCTTCCCGACGTTACAGTGGCTGACGGAAACCTTCGGTACGCCGCAGATGGGGCGCATTCTGCATCCCTTCTTTGGTGTGGCGATCTTCTTCGCGCTAATGTTGATGTTTGTGCGCTTTGTGCATCACAACATCCCGGATAAGAAAGATCTGCCGTGGCTGAAAAACATCGTCGAAGTGTTAAAGGGGAATGAGCACAAGGTCGCTAAAGTCGGAAAATACAATGCCGGACAAAAGATGATGTTCTGGACCATCATGAGCATGATAACCGTGCTTCTGGTGACCGGCGTCATCATCTGGCGTCCTTACTTTGCACAGTATTTCCCGATTCAGGTGATCCGCTACAGCCTGCTGCTGCACGCCACATCCGCCATTATTTTGATTCATGCCATCCTCATCCATATGTATATGGCTTTCTGGGTGAAAGGCTCGATTAAAGGCATGATCGAAGGGAAGGTGAGTCGTCGCTGGGCACAGAAGCACCATCCCCGCTGGTATAACGACGTAGAGCGTCTGGAAGCGAAACAAGAGAGCACCGAAGGGATCAAGTGATCTTACCCCCGCTCCGGACGCCCGTTCGGAGCGGTTTTCTTATCTATTCACCAGGCGCATCAATGGCACTCACAACACCGCGCCTTTCCCTGCGCAAATGACCGACATCATCCTGCGGGCTGCAGGTTGTTATCTGATTTTATGGATTAATGTGTCAGGCACGGCTTTTCGTCTGGTCTGCCGTGGTTGAATGGTCAATAATGCCCGCAACACTCTTTTAACAAGTGGTTTGTAGTATGAAAAAAACGATTTTTTCGTTGGCACTTGCGACCTTTGGTCTGGGAATGG
The Kosakonia oryzae genome window above contains:
- the fdxH gene encoding formate dehydrogenase subunit beta, with translation MAMETQDILKRSATNPITPPPRARDDKAEVAKLIDVSTCVGCKACQVACSEWNDIRDEVGHCVGVYDNPADLSAKSWTVMRFSETEQNGKLEWLIRKDGCMHCAEPGCLKACPSAGAIIQYANGIVDFQQDNCIGCGYCIAGCPFNVPRLNKEDNRVYKCTLCVDRVSVGQEPACVKTCPTGAIHFGTKAEMLTLGEQRVEKLKARGYASAGIYNPQGVGGTHVMYVLHHADQPQLYHNLPENPRIDTSVNLWKGVLKPLSAAGFLATFAGLIYHYIGIGPNKEVDDDEEDHHE
- the fdnI gene encoding formate dehydrogenase-N subunit gamma gives rise to the protein MSKSKMIVRTQFIDRACHWTVVICFFLVALSGISFFFPTLQWLTETFGTPQMGRILHPFFGVAIFFALMLMFVRFVHHNIPDKKDLPWLKNIVEVLKGNEHKVAKVGKYNAGQKMMFWTIMSMITVLLVTGVIIWRPYFAQYFPIQVIRYSLLLHATSAIILIHAILIHMYMAFWVKGSIKGMIEGKVSRRWAQKHHPRWYNDVERLEAKQESTEGIK